From one Butyricimonas faecihominis genomic stretch:
- the nuoL gene encoding NADH-quinone oxidoreductase subunit L produces MEYTVLILILPLLTFLALGLLGTKLKPTTAGSIGTLSLAICALLAYMTAWQYFSMPRVEGVRLPVIPFNFEWLRFTQYLHIDLGILLDPISVMMLVVITTVSLMVHVYSLGYMHGEKGFQRYYAFLSLFSFSMLGLVVATNIFQMYIFWELVGVSSYLLIGFYYTKPEAVAASKKAFIVTRFADLGFLIGILLLSFYTKTFSFDLLTSGDSSLFAGAAGTTFMGCSVMSWAMALIFMGGAGKSAMFPLHIWLPDAMEGPTPVSALIHAATMVVAGVYLVARLFPVYYFEAPEVLVLIAVVGAVTSLYAAVVACVQTDIKRVLAFSTISQIGFMMVALGVSGMEGHEGLGYMASMFHLFTHAMFKALLFLGAGAIIHAVHSNEMSHMGGLRKYLPVTHITFLVACLAISGIPPFSGFFSKDEILAATFMFSPVLGVVMSFIAALTAFYMFRLYYNIFWGKESAHEHTPHEAPKSMTLPLVFLAVVTLFAGFIPFGKFVSSNGMEYIIHLDWTVAGTSIVVAVASIALATWFYKGSNPVPDRLATTFSGLHRAAYRRFYMDELYLFITKRIIFNCVSRPIAWFDRHVIDGSLNSLANVTQRLSYSIRGLQSGQIQQYAYVILFGSLLILVLVLLIM; encoded by the coding sequence ATGGAATACACAGTTTTAATATTGATTCTACCATTGCTGACATTTCTAGCGCTAGGCTTGTTGGGTACGAAATTGAAACCCACCACGGCCGGGAGCATAGGAACGTTATCTTTGGCGATATGTGCCTTGCTAGCCTACATGACGGCATGGCAATATTTCTCGATGCCCCGGGTAGAAGGCGTACGCCTCCCGGTCATCCCGTTCAACTTCGAATGGCTGCGTTTCACGCAATACCTGCATATTGATCTGGGTATCTTGCTAGACCCGATTTCCGTCATGATGCTGGTAGTAATCACGACCGTATCATTGATGGTACACGTTTACAGTTTGGGATACATGCACGGGGAAAAAGGTTTCCAACGTTACTACGCCTTCCTTTCCCTCTTCAGTTTCTCGATGCTGGGTCTCGTGGTAGCCACGAACATCTTCCAGATGTACATTTTCTGGGAGCTGGTGGGTGTTTCTTCCTACCTGTTGATCGGTTTCTACTACACGAAACCGGAGGCTGTCGCCGCATCCAAGAAAGCGTTTATCGTCACCCGGTTCGCCGACCTCGGTTTCTTGATCGGCATCCTGTTGCTCTCGTTCTACACGAAAACATTCTCTTTCGACCTGTTAACTTCAGGCGACTCGTCACTCTTTGCCGGGGCTGCCGGGACGACCTTCATGGGATGTTCCGTGATGAGCTGGGCCATGGCCTTGATTTTCATGGGAGGTGCCGGGAAGTCGGCCATGTTCCCGTTACATATCTGGTTACCGGACGCAATGGAAGGTCCCACCCCCGTGTCGGCACTGATCCACGCGGCCACGATGGTGGTTGCCGGGGTTTACCTCGTGGCTCGCTTGTTCCCCGTGTATTACTTCGAGGCCCCCGAGGTACTCGTGCTGATCGCGGTCGTAGGAGCGGTCACTTCCCTCTACGCGGCGGTAGTTGCCTGCGTGCAGACGGACATCAAGCGAGTGCTGGCCTTTTCCACGATCTCGCAGATCGGTTTCATGATGGTGGCGCTCGGTGTCTCCGGGATGGAAGGCCACGAAGGCTTGGGCTACATGGCATCCATGTTCCACCTGTTCACGCACGCCATGTTTAAAGCCTTGTTATTCCTCGGCGCAGGAGCCATTATCCATGCCGTTCACAGCAACGAGATGAGCCACATGGGTGGTCTTCGTAAATACCTGCCCGTGACGCACATCACGTTCCTCGTGGCTTGTCTCGCTATTTCAGGTATCCCCCCGTTCTCCGGGTTCTTCAGTAAAGACGAAATACTGGCCGCCACGTTCATGTTCAGCCCGGTACTCGGTGTCGTGATGAGCTTCATCGCGGCCCTGACGGCATTCTACATGTTCCGCCTCTATTATAACATCTTCTGGGGTAAAGAAAGCGCGCATGAACACACCCCGCACGAGGCCCCGAAGAGCATGACTCTTCCCCTCGTATTCCTTGCCGTGGTAACACTTTTCGCCGGGTTCATTCCTTTCGGGAAGTTTGTCAGTAGCAACGGGATGGAATATATCATCCACCTAGACTGGACAGTAGCCGGCACCAGCATCGTTGTTGCCGTGGCTTCCATCGCTCTTGCCACGTGGTTCTACAAAGGATCGAACCCCGTACCGGATCGTCTGGCCACCACGTTCAGCGGGTTGCATCGTGCCGCTTACCGACGGTTCTACATGGACGAGTTGTACCTCTTCATCACGAAACGTATCATCTTCAACTGCGTATCCCGCCCCATCGCTTGGTTCGACCGCCACGTGATCGACGGATCGCTGAACAGTCTGGCAAACGTCACGCAACGATTGTCTTACTCTATCCGGGGATTACAATCCGGACAAATACAGCAATACGCTTACGTGATCCTGTTCGGCTCGCTATTAATACTGGTCTTGGTTTTATTAATAATGTAA
- a CDS encoding NuoM family protein, whose product MNFLSLFVLIPILTMGGLFLSKNLQQIRVAVATGASLLLALAVGLVFAYLGERGAGNTAEMLFTADTVWYAPLNIHYSVGVDGISVAMLLLSAVIVFTGTFASWKMDFLQKEYFLWFNLLAIGVFGFFISVDLFTMFMFYEVALIPMYLLIGVWGSGKKEYAAMKLTLMLMGGSALLLVGILGIYFHSSTTGAFTMNLQEIAQAHAMPESLQRWFFPLVFIGFGVLGALFPFHTWSPDGHASAPTAVSMLHAGVLMKLGGYGCFRVAIYLMPEAAKELSWIFIILTGISVVYGAYSAIVQTDLKYINAYSSVSHCGLVLFAILMLNQTAMTGAVMQMLSHGLMTALFFALIGMIYGRTHTRDIREMGGLMKIMPYLGVCYVIAGLASLGLPGLSGFVAEMTVFVGAFQETDTFHRVFTIIACTSIVITAVYILRVVGKLLYGSVVNEHHYALTDANWYERFSTIILIVAIAGIGLAPLWLSDMIRASLGSVLAALQ is encoded by the coding sequence ATGAACTTTTTATCATTATTCGTTCTGATACCAATACTCACGATGGGCGGGTTATTTCTTTCAAAGAACCTGCAACAAATTCGTGTAGCGGTGGCCACGGGAGCTTCCCTGTTGCTGGCCCTAGCCGTCGGGTTGGTATTTGCATATTTAGGAGAACGGGGAGCCGGTAACACGGCTGAAATGCTGTTTACCGCCGACACGGTTTGGTACGCTCCCTTGAACATACATTATTCCGTGGGAGTTGACGGGATCTCGGTAGCCATGTTGCTGCTTTCTGCCGTCATCGTCTTCACGGGTACATTCGCGTCATGGAAAATGGACTTCCTGCAAAAAGAGTATTTCTTGTGGTTTAACCTGCTGGCCATCGGGGTATTCGGGTTCTTTATCTCCGTGGACCTCTTCACCATGTTCATGTTTTACGAGGTGGCCCTCATCCCCATGTACCTGCTGATCGGCGTCTGGGGTAGCGGGAAAAAGGAATACGCTGCCATGAAACTGACGTTGATGCTGATGGGAGGCTCTGCCCTGCTGCTCGTGGGGATTCTTGGCATCTACTTCCACTCCTCGACGACGGGAGCATTCACGATGAACTTGCAGGAAATAGCGCAGGCCCACGCCATGCCCGAAAGCCTGCAGCGCTGGTTCTTCCCGTTGGTATTCATCGGGTTCGGGGTCCTTGGAGCATTATTCCCGTTCCATACATGGTCACCCGACGGTCACGCCTCTGCCCCCACGGCAGTCTCCATGCTCCATGCCGGGGTATTGATGAAACTGGGTGGTTACGGGTGTTTCCGGGTAGCCATCTACCTGATGCCGGAGGCCGCTAAAGAGCTTTCATGGATATTCATCATCCTCACGGGTATCAGCGTCGTCTACGGGGCTTACTCGGCCATCGTGCAAACGGACTTGAAATACATCAACGCTTACTCGTCCGTGAGTCACTGCGGGCTGGTATTGTTTGCCATCCTGATGTTGAACCAGACGGCCATGACGGGAGCCGTGATGCAGATGCTTTCCCACGGTCTGATGACAGCCTTGTTCTTCGCCCTGATCGGAATGATCTACGGTCGCACGCATACTCGTGACATCCGGGAAATGGGTGGTTTAATGAAGATCATGCCTTACCTCGGCGTGTGTTACGTGATTGCCGGTCTCGCCTCCCTCGGTCTTCCGGGATTAAGCGGGTTCGTGGCAGAAATGACCGTGTTCGTGGGAGCGTTCCAAGAAACGGACACTTTCCACCGGGTATTCACGATCATCGCTTGCACGTCCATCGTGATCACGGCCGTGTACATCCTGCGAGTGGTCGGGAAACTACTCTACGGGAGCGTGGTCAACGAGCATCACTATGCCCTCACCGATGCCAACTGGTATGAACGTTTTTCCACGATCATACTGATTGTTGCCATCGCCGGAATCGGTCTGGCACCTCTATGGCTCTCCGACATGATCCGGGCATCGCTCGGCTCCGTGCTTGCTGCCCTACAATGA
- a CDS encoding NADH-quinone oxidoreductase subunit N produces the protein MGYANFLLMKEEISLVAVIVILLIYDIFGTPKSLRYFQPIACILVGIHILLNIWPAPDVTAFGGMYHSTAMGGVMKSILSIGTLLVFMQANNWLSSERTIIRRGEFYMITLATLLGMYFMISAGNFLMFFIGLETASIPMATLAAFDKYKQQSAEAGAKYILTAVFASGLSLYGISLIYGTTGTLYFEDIPAGLNSSPLQMMAFVFFFVGLGFKLSLVPFHQWTPDVYEGAPTSVTAYLSVISKGSAAFVLMVILYKVFAPLVQEWQAILYWVIIASITLANIFAIRQQNLKRFFAYSSISQAGYIMLGVISGTAMGMTGLVYYVLVYMLSNLAAFGVIAVVEHRSGKITIDDYNGLYSTNPRLSFVMMIALFSLAGIPPFAGFFSKFFIFAAAAQQGYYVLVFIALLNTIISLYYYLRVVKAMFINKNEQPIARFNSDNYSRISLVVCSAGILLAGILSVVYENIGMYSFGM, from the coding sequence ATGGGTTACGCTAATTTCTTATTAATGAAGGAGGAAATATCACTGGTAGCGGTGATCGTTATACTCTTAATTTACGACATATTCGGCACCCCGAAAAGCCTGAGGTATTTTCAACCGATAGCTTGTATTCTCGTGGGTATTCATATCCTGCTGAATATCTGGCCCGCCCCGGACGTGACGGCTTTCGGGGGGATGTATCACAGCACGGCAATGGGTGGGGTCATGAAATCCATCCTGAGCATCGGGACGCTGCTCGTGTTCATGCAAGCCAATAACTGGCTTTCCAGCGAGCGCACGATTATCCGCCGGGGAGAATTCTACATGATCACGCTGGCCACGCTGCTAGGTATGTACTTCATGATTTCGGCCGGGAACTTCCTGATGTTCTTTATCGGGCTAGAAACGGCATCCATACCGATGGCAACACTTGCCGCTTTTGACAAATACAAGCAACAATCGGCCGAGGCGGGTGCCAAATACATCCTTACCGCCGTGTTCGCGTCCGGCTTATCGTTGTACGGGATCTCGTTAATTTACGGGACCACGGGAACGCTGTATTTCGAGGACATCCCCGCCGGGTTAAACAGTAGCCCGCTCCAGATGATGGCTTTCGTGTTCTTTTTCGTGGGACTGGGATTCAAGTTATCACTCGTTCCTTTCCACCAGTGGACCCCGGACGTGTACGAGGGTGCGCCGACCAGCGTCACCGCCTACTTGTCGGTGATCTCGAAAGGCTCCGCGGCATTCGTGCTGATGGTCATTCTCTATAAAGTGTTTGCCCCGCTCGTTCAGGAATGGCAGGCCATCCTTTACTGGGTAATTATAGCCTCTATCACGCTGGCCAACATCTTCGCCATACGGCAACAGAACCTGAAACGATTCTTCGCCTATTCCTCCATCTCTCAAGCCGGGTACATCATGCTGGGAGTGATCAGCGGGACGGCCATGGGTATGACCGGACTGGTGTATTACGTGCTGGTGTACATGCTATCCAACCTAGCCGCCTTCGGGGTTATCGCTGTCGTGGAACATCGCTCCGGCAAGATCACGATTGATGATTACAACGGGTTGTACTCCACGAATCCACGCTTGAGCTTCGTGATGATGATCGCCTTGTTCTCGCTGGCAGGAATCCCGCCATTTGCCGGGTTCTTCAGCAAGTTCTTCATATTTGCCGCCGCGGCACAACAAGGATATTACGTGCTGGTTTTCATCGCCCTGTTGAACACCATTATCTCTCTCTACTATTACCTGAGAGTGGTAAAGGCCATGTTTATCAACAAGAACGAGCAACCGATCGCCAGATTCAACTCTGACAATTATTCACGTATAAGTCTCGTTGTATGCAGCGCCGGAATCCTGCTCGCGGGAATCCTTAGCGTCGTGTACGAGAACATCGGGATGTACAGTTTCGGAATGTAG
- a CDS encoding IS110 family transposase, whose translation MENNCFIGIDVSKNKLDICVLQGKEVLQEDVIDNNPSAIHRFLVDMAEKRGLDLCSCLVCAEHTGNYTYPLTLACRDLGCRLWLENPAQLKYSSGVHRGKNDRVDARRIALYASRFNDKAMLYHELTPELERVKQLRQERSLYRSDLSKYKGQLSDQKNFMESTVYKAKANRLKHVIKELEKMIDVVEREITGIIDSCDVLKRQMKIITSVEGIGRETALCFIVETAAFTRFTDSRKFACHAGIAPFQYTSGSSVRSRNRVSRRANKQVKTLLHMAALSITRKKKSELKVYYKRKVEEGKNKMTVINAIRAKLVARVFAVIRKNDIYSINFT comes from the coding sequence ATGGAAAATAATTGTTTTATAGGCATCGACGTGAGTAAAAATAAACTTGACATTTGCGTTCTTCAAGGTAAAGAAGTTTTGCAAGAGGACGTTATAGATAATAACCCGTCCGCGATCCACCGTTTCCTTGTCGACATGGCGGAAAAGCGGGGCTTGGATCTTTGCAGTTGCCTTGTTTGTGCCGAGCACACGGGAAATTACACTTACCCCTTGACGTTGGCTTGCCGGGATCTAGGTTGTCGTTTGTGGCTGGAAAATCCCGCCCAGTTGAAGTACTCGTCGGGAGTTCATCGTGGCAAGAACGACCGTGTAGACGCCCGGCGGATAGCGTTGTACGCTTCTCGATTCAATGACAAGGCCATGTTGTATCACGAGCTTACCCCGGAACTGGAACGGGTCAAGCAACTGAGACAGGAACGCTCTCTTTACCGTTCGGACTTGAGCAAGTACAAGGGGCAACTTTCGGACCAGAAAAATTTCATGGAGAGTACCGTTTACAAGGCGAAGGCAAACCGGTTGAAACACGTGATCAAGGAACTAGAGAAGATGATCGATGTCGTGGAGCGAGAAATAACGGGAATCATCGATTCTTGTGATGTTTTAAAACGTCAAATGAAAATAATAACCTCGGTGGAGGGCATTGGAAGGGAAACCGCCTTGTGTTTTATCGTCGAGACCGCGGCGTTCACAAGGTTCACCGACTCGAGAAAGTTTGCCTGTCACGCGGGAATCGCCCCTTTCCAGTACACCTCCGGCAGTAGCGTGCGCTCCCGTAACAGGGTCTCGCGCAGGGCAAACAAGCAGGTAAAAACGTTACTACACATGGCTGCCTTGTCTATAACAAGGAAAAAGAAGAGTGAATTGAAAGTGTATTACAAGAGAAAGGTGGAAGAAGGCAAAAACAAGATGACCGTCATCAATGCCATCAGGGCCAAGCTGGTCGCTCGTGTTTTTGCCGTCATTAGAAAAAATGATATTTATTCCATAAATTTTACTTGA
- a CDS encoding patatin-like phospholipase family protein, protein MQYPRLSRYPKFHAPVARRLFVIGLLLLLMLPSVEAQRKKVGVVLSGGGAKGVAHIGVLQVLEKAGIPVDVIVGTSMGSIVGGLYAIGYSADQLDSLVRVQDWMFLLSDKVNRYDLPFGEKEQDGKYLLSVPFDRGKKRPSGFISGQNVYNLFSDLTIGYHDSLDFLQLPIPFACVAADMFHREEIVMKGGNLVQAMRASMAIPGVFTPVRTGDRVLVDGGILNNFPTDVARELGAEIVIGVDVQADLMKEDKLESVSGVIPQIINLLCMNKHEANVKLADLVIRPDMKGYTAASFSARSIDSLLARGKVAALQQWSEITRVKELIGESGNVDNEIPKARQPEKIAIRNVIIRGLSPREEGWVRRKMRIEANSEITLNDIHREIAILYGTKAFVAVNYRLLGTAPYDLELSLKSNPMSTLNIGFRFDSEDMAAILLNTTLNNRSLRGSQLALTGRLSKNPYVKLEYSLENTFLRGFNLAYMFRYNNVDYYRKGKKTNNVTYRYHAGELGLSSLYLRNFKFKVGLRYEYFDYNSLLFSNEDEVMSVRPEGFFSYYGVAELDTYDRRFYPSRGVSLEAAYSLYTDNLATYDGGSPFSALSVRFCPVVSLSDRLKLLPSAFGRVLIGHDPAYSYFNNLGGTEFGRYNTQQMPFVGINHVEVFENAVIVGKLEFRQRMGRKHYLSVIGNYALQDDNFFDLFGRKGIWGGGIGYSRDSMLGPIDLVFTFSDWSEKLGCYFNLGFYF, encoded by the coding sequence ATGCAATACCCGCGACTTTCCCGATACCCGAAATTCCATGCCCCGGTGGCCCGACGCCTGTTTGTGATCGGCTTGTTGTTGCTGTTGATGCTCCCGAGTGTGGAGGCACAACGGAAAAAGGTAGGCGTCGTGTTAAGTGGAGGGGGAGCGAAGGGCGTGGCACACATCGGCGTGTTGCAAGTGCTGGAAAAAGCGGGAATCCCCGTGGATGTCATCGTGGGAACCAGCATGGGCTCCATCGTGGGTGGTCTGTATGCCATCGGTTATTCGGCTGATCAACTGGATAGCCTCGTGCGGGTGCAGGATTGGATGTTCCTTCTAAGTGATAAAGTGAACCGCTATGACCTGCCTTTCGGGGAGAAGGAACAGGATGGCAAGTACTTGCTTTCCGTCCCTTTTGACCGGGGGAAAAAGCGTCCGTCAGGTTTTATCAGCGGGCAGAACGTGTATAATCTCTTTTCCGATCTCACGATCGGTTATCATGATTCCCTTGATTTCCTGCAATTACCGATCCCGTTTGCCTGCGTGGCGGCGGATATGTTCCACCGGGAAGAGATCGTGATGAAGGGAGGGAATCTCGTGCAGGCGATGCGGGCGAGCATGGCTATCCCCGGCGTGTTTACCCCGGTGAGGACGGGTGACCGGGTACTGGTTGACGGGGGTATATTAAATAATTTCCCGACAGACGTGGCCCGTGAGTTGGGTGCGGAGATCGTGATCGGGGTTGACGTGCAGGCCGATTTGATGAAGGAGGACAAGCTGGAGTCTGTTTCCGGCGTGATCCCGCAGATCATCAACCTTCTTTGCATGAACAAGCACGAGGCGAACGTGAAGCTTGCCGATCTGGTGATTCGTCCCGATATGAAAGGATACACGGCCGCCAGTTTCAGCGCCCGCTCGATCGACTCGCTACTGGCCCGGGGAAAGGTGGCGGCACTGCAACAATGGTCCGAGATCACGCGGGTAAAAGAATTGATCGGGGAGTCCGGGAACGTGGACAACGAGATCCCGAAAGCCCGTCAACCGGAGAAAATAGCCATCCGGAATGTTATTATCCGGGGACTGTCCCCGCGGGAGGAAGGATGGGTTCGTCGGAAGATGCGGATAGAGGCGAATAGCGAGATCACCTTGAATGATATTCATCGTGAAATAGCGATTTTATACGGCACGAAAGCATTCGTGGCGGTGAATTACCGGTTGCTGGGGACAGCTCCCTACGATTTGGAGTTAAGCCTGAAATCCAATCCCATGAGTACGTTGAATATCGGTTTCCGGTTCGATTCGGAGGATATGGCGGCCATCTTGTTGAACACGACTTTAAACAACAGGAGCCTGCGGGGGTCACAACTGGCATTAACTGGGCGTTTGAGCAAGAATCCTTACGTGAAGCTGGAATATTCACTGGAAAATACCTTCTTGCGAGGGTTTAACCTCGCCTACATGTTCCGCTACAATAACGTGGATTATTACCGGAAAGGGAAGAAAACGAATAACGTGACTTATCGTTACCACGCGGGGGAACTGGGGCTGTCCAGCCTGTACCTGCGTAATTTTAAGTTCAAGGTGGGGTTACGCTACGAGTATTTTGATTACAATTCCTTGCTTTTCTCCAACGAGGACGAGGTGATGAGCGTTCGTCCCGAGGGCTTTTTCAGTTATTACGGGGTGGCGGAACTGGACACGTACGATCGTCGGTTCTACCCCTCCCGGGGCGTTTCCTTGGAGGCCGCTTACTCGTTGTACACGGATAACTTGGCGACGTATGACGGGGGATCGCCGTTTTCCGCCCTGTCGGTTCGTTTCTGCCCGGTTGTTTCCCTTTCCGACCGTTTGAAATTACTACCTTCCGCGTTCGGGCGGGTGTTAATCGGGCATGATCCTGCCTATTCTTACTTTAATAATCTCGGGGGAACGGAGTTCGGACGTTACAACACGCAACAGATGCCTTTCGTGGGAATTAACCACGTGGAGGTATTCGAGAATGCCGTGATCGTGGGGAAATTGGAGTTCCGCCAACGCATGGGGCGAAAGCACTATCTTTCCGTTATCGGGAACTATGCCCTGCAAGATGATAACTTCTTTGACCTCTTCGGTCGTAAGGGTATATGGGGCGGGGGAATCGGTTATTCCCGGGACTCTATGCTGGGACCGATTGATCTGGTCTTTACTTTCTCCGACTGGTCGGAAAAGTTAGGGTGTTACTTTAATCTGGGATTTTATTTTTGA
- a CDS encoding alpha/beta hydrolase family protein — MKRVFVSVFFVLVAMIMNAQDIAGHWGGTLNIQGVKLRLVFHVSRSGDSWTTKMDSPDQGAKGIPTGKTEYADSVLTITAPALGMKFSGKWQGADRIQGTFMQSGLTLPLELTRVDGEVALSRPQEPKPPYPYRVEEVTFENTKAGLTLAGTLTLPEKGDHYPVVVLISGSGPQNRDEEMLGHKPFLVLADYLTRQGIGVLRFDDRGVGQSTGNFETATTLDFADDVEAAVRFLKNDRNVRNIGLIGHSEGGMVAPLVASRSGDVSFIVLLAGPGLRGDHILLEQQKEMGRVTGATAGELDYLAAVNRRCFDIVLSSASSREAEPLLKAYMDSLAQTGKLPVNMKDERGAELWRRQVLSPWMYFFVKYDPVPVLRDVKCPVLALNGSRDLQVLPENLGIIKKGLEAGRNRSVTVKELPGLNHLFQTCESGSPALYGTIEETFSPVALKEIGDWIKGKGF, encoded by the coding sequence ATGAAAAGAGTATTTGTATCCGTATTTTTTGTCCTCGTGGCGATGATCATGAATGCGCAGGATATTGCCGGACATTGGGGTGGAACTTTGAATATTCAGGGCGTGAAATTAAGGCTTGTTTTTCATGTTTCCCGCTCCGGGGATTCATGGACGACGAAGATGGATAGCCCTGATCAGGGGGCAAAGGGGATTCCCACGGGGAAAACGGAGTACGCGGATAGCGTGTTGACCATCACGGCACCGGCCCTTGGGATGAAATTCTCCGGGAAATGGCAGGGGGCCGATAGGATACAAGGAACTTTCATGCAAAGCGGGTTGACATTACCGTTGGAATTAACGCGAGTGGATGGAGAGGTGGCTCTTTCACGTCCACAAGAACCAAAACCTCCTTATCCATACCGGGTAGAGGAAGTGACCTTTGAAAACACGAAAGCGGGCCTGACCTTGGCGGGTACGCTGACTTTACCGGAAAAGGGCGATCATTACCCGGTTGTCGTGTTGATTTCCGGTAGCGGGCCGCAAAATAGGGATGAAGAGATGTTAGGGCATAAACCTTTTCTCGTGCTTGCCGATTATCTCACCCGGCAAGGGATCGGGGTGTTGCGCTTTGATGACCGGGGAGTGGGACAGTCAACCGGGAATTTCGAGACGGCAACCACGCTTGATTTCGCCGATGACGTGGAGGCAGCCGTCCGCTTTTTAAAGAATGACCGGAACGTGCGAAATATCGGGCTTATCGGGCATAGCGAGGGTGGGATGGTCGCTCCCCTCGTGGCCAGTCGTTCCGGGGACGTGTCTTTCATCGTTCTGTTGGCGGGTCCCGGGCTACGGGGTGACCATATATTACTGGAACAGCAAAAAGAGATGGGACGGGTGACGGGAGCGACTGCCGGGGAGTTGGATTACTTGGCTGCCGTGAATCGCCGATGTTTTGACATCGTGCTGTCGAGCGCGTCGAGCCGGGAGGCCGAACCGCTTTTGAAAGCGTACATGGATAGTTTAGCCCAAACGGGGAAATTGCCGGTAAACATGAAGGACGAGCGAGGTGCCGAACTTTGGCGTCGACAAGTGCTGTCCCCGTGGATGTATTTCTTCGTGAAATACGACCCTGTTCCCGTTTTGAGGGACGTGAAATGTCCGGTGCTGGCTTTGAACGGGAGTCGTGACCTGCAAGTTTTGCCAGAAAACTTGGGGATCATCAAGAAAGGTTTGGAGGCTGGGAGAAACCGGAGCGTGACCGTGAAGGAATTACCCGGGTTAAATCATCTTTTCCAGACTTGCGAATCAGGTTCACCCGCTTTATACGGCACGATAGAGGAAACTTTTTCGCCCGTGGCTTTGAAAGAGATCGGGGATTGGATCAAGGGGAAAGGATTTTAG
- a CDS encoding metallophosphoesterase family protein has product MKRVILYGIVLLLCGCDLIEYHPYDVRLHGETGINAKNIARIEEICEGKDTLRFVLMGDSQRWYDETEDFVKALNKRDDVDFVIHGGDISDFGLTKEFLWVRDIMGKLKVPYVALLGNHDILGNGMDVFLKVYGKENFSFKAGNTKFVCMNTNALEFDYSHPVPDFTFMYNELQDTVGCPRTVPVMHVQPFNVEFNNNVARGFHALLLEFPGVEFCLHAHSHTLLHEELFEDGIPYIGCAAMKDKNYLLFTLTPGGYEYEVVYY; this is encoded by the coding sequence ATGAAAAGAGTGATTTTATATGGAATAGTACTACTACTATGCGGGTGTGATTTAATCGAGTATCATCCGTACGATGTGCGTTTGCACGGGGAAACGGGTATAAACGCGAAGAATATAGCTCGTATAGAGGAGATTTGCGAGGGGAAGGACACCTTGCGGTTCGTGTTAATGGGAGATAGCCAGCGTTGGTATGACGAGACGGAAGATTTCGTGAAGGCGCTCAACAAGCGGGATGACGTGGACTTCGTGATCCACGGCGGGGATATATCCGATTTCGGCTTGACGAAGGAGTTCCTGTGGGTGCGGGATATTATGGGGAAGCTGAAAGTCCCTTACGTGGCCTTGCTGGGGAATCACGATATTCTCGGGAACGGGATGGATGTTTTCCTGAAGGTGTACGGGAAAGAGAATTTCTCTTTCAAGGCGGGGAATACTAAATTTGTTTGCATGAACACGAATGCCTTGGAATTCGACTACTCGCACCCGGTGCCAGACTTCACCTTCATGTACAATGAATTGCAGGACACGGTGGGATGTCCCCGGACGGTTCCGGTGATGCACGTGCAACCTTTCAACGTGGAGTTCAACAATAACGTGGCCCGTGGTTTTCATGCCTTGTTGCTGGAATTTCCGGGGGTGGAGTTCTGTTTGCACGCACACAGTCACACGCTACTTCATGAAGAGTTGTTCGAGGACGGGATTCCATATATCGGTTGTGCCGCGATGAAAGATAAGAATTATTTGTTATTCACCTTAACGCCGGGAGGGTACGAGTATGAAGTGGTCTATTATTAG